A stretch of Rhododendron vialii isolate Sample 1 chromosome 4a, ASM3025357v1 DNA encodes these proteins:
- the LOC131324578 gene encoding major strawberry allergen Fra a 1-2-like: MGVITYDMEVPCSIPPARVFKASVLDADTLIPKIMPQAMKSVETLEGDGGAGTIKLITLGEGYAYKTLKHRVDAIDKENFTYSSSVIDGAELMDKFESISYHTKIVPGPNGGSIYKIRSIYETKGDAQVTEEEIKSGKEAASVLFKALEAYLLANPDA; encoded by the exons ATGGGTGTCATCACTTACGATATGGAGGTCCCTTGCTCAATCCCTCCCGCGAGGGTCTTCAAGGCCTCCGTCCTTGACGCTGACACCCTCATCCCCAAGATCATGCCACAGGCCATGAAGAGTGTGGAAACCCTCGAAGGAGACGGAGGAGCTGGAACTATCAAGCTCATCACTCTTGGCGAAGGCTA CGCTTATAAGACTTTGAAGCATAGAGTTGATGCTATCGACAAAGAGAACTTCACCTACAGTTCCAGCGTAATTGACGGTGCTGAGTTGATGGACAAGTTCGAATCAATCtcttaccacaccaaaatcgtacccGGTCCCAATGGAGGATCCATTTACAAGATCAGAAGCATTTATGAGACCAAAGGTGATGCCCAAGTCACAGAAGAGGAAATCAAGTCCGGCAAAGAAGCGGCCTCAGTCTTGTTCAAGGCTTTAGAGGCCTACCTCTTGGCAAATCCTGATGCCTAA
- the LOC131324577 gene encoding major allergen Pru ar 1-like isoform X2 — MGVITYDMEVSSSIPPAKMFKAFVLDADTLIPKIIPQAIKSVEILEGDGGAGTVKLITFGEGSAYKSAKQRVDAIDKENFTYSYSVIEGDAFAGIVESISYHIKIVATPEGGSICKNRSIYTTKGDAQVSEEEIKAGKEKASGMFKAIEAYLLANPDA, encoded by the exons ATGGGTGTCATCACCTACGATATGGAGGTCTCTTCCTCAATCCCAccagccaagatgttcaaggcCTTTGTCCTTGACGCCGACACCCTCATCCCCAAAATCATCCCACAAGCCATCAAGAGCGTGGAAATCCTTGAAGGCGATGGAGGAGCCGGAACCGTCAAGCTCATCACCTTTGGCGAAG GCAGCGCGTATAAGAGCGCGAAGCAAAGAGTGGATGCCATCGACAAGGAGAACTTCACCTACAGCTACAGCGTGATCGAAGGCGACGCCTTTGCGGGGATTGTCGAGTCGATCTCCTACCACATCAAGATCGTGGCCACCCCCGAGGGAGGATCCATCTGCAAGAACAGGAGCATCTATACCACCAAGGGCGACGCCCAAGTCAGTGAAGAGGAAATCAAGGCCGGCAAAGAGAAGGCCTCCGGCATGTTCAAGGCTATCGAGGCTTACCTCCTGGCAAATCCCGATGCCTAA
- the LOC131324577 gene encoding major allergen Pru ar 1-like isoform X1, which translates to MGVITYDMEVSSSIPPAKMFKAFVLDADTLIPKIIPQAIKSVEILEGDGGAGTVKLITFGEGYAYKSAKQRVDAIDKENFTYSYSVIEGDAFAGIVESISYHIKIVATPEGGSICKNRSIYTTKGDAQVSEEEIKAGKEKASGMFKAIEAYLLANPDA; encoded by the exons ATGGGTGTCATCACCTACGATATGGAGGTCTCTTCCTCAATCCCAccagccaagatgttcaaggcCTTTGTCCTTGACGCCGACACCCTCATCCCCAAAATCATCCCACAAGCCATCAAGAGCGTGGAAATCCTTGAAGGCGATGGAGGAGCCGGAACCGTCAAGCTCATCACCTTTGGCGAAGGCTA CGCGTATAAGAGCGCGAAGCAAAGAGTGGATGCCATCGACAAGGAGAACTTCACCTACAGCTACAGCGTGATCGAAGGCGACGCCTTTGCGGGGATTGTCGAGTCGATCTCCTACCACATCAAGATCGTGGCCACCCCCGAGGGAGGATCCATCTGCAAGAACAGGAGCATCTATACCACCAAGGGCGACGCCCAAGTCAGTGAAGAGGAAATCAAGGCCGGCAAAGAGAAGGCCTCCGGCATGTTCAAGGCTATCGAGGCTTACCTCCTGGCAAATCCCGATGCCTAA
- the LOC131324580 gene encoding major allergen Pru ar 1-like isoform X2, with protein sequence MGAITYDMEIPSSIPAPRMFKAFVLDADTLIPKILPQAIKSVEILEGDGGVGTVKLTTFGEGSAYKSVKQRVDAIDKENFTYSYSIIEGDALMGLFESVSYHIKIVPTPDGGSICKNRSIYHTKGDAQVTEEEIKAGKEKASGMFKAVESYLLANPNA encoded by the exons ATGGGTGCCATCACTTACGATATGGAGATCCCTTCTTCAATCCCCGCCCCCAGGATGTTCAAGGCCTTTGTTCTTGACGCCGACACCCTCATCCCCAAGATCCTTCCACAGGCCATCAAGAGCGTGGAGATCCTTGAAGGAGATGGAGGAGTTGGAACTGTCAAGCTCACAACTTTTGGAGAAG GCAGCGCTTATAAAAGTGTGAAGCAGAGAGTTGATGCCATTGACAAAGAGAACTTCACCTACAGTTACAGCATCATCGAAGGTGATGCTTTGATGGGTCTTTTTGAGTCAGTCTCTTACCACATCAAGATCGTTCCCACTCCCGATGGAGGCTCTATTTGCAAGAACAGGAGCATTTATCACACCAAGGGAGATGCCCAGGTCACAGAAGAGGAAATTAAGGCTGGTAAAGAGAAGGCCTCAGGCATGTTCAAGGCCGTCGAGTCTTACCTCTTGGCAAATCCAAATGCCTAG
- the LOC131324580 gene encoding major allergen Pru ar 1-like isoform X1 has translation MGAITYDMEIPSSIPAPRMFKAFVLDADTLIPKILPQAIKSVEILEGDGGVGTVKLTTFGEGYAYKSVKQRVDAIDKENFTYSYSIIEGDALMGLFESVSYHIKIVPTPDGGSICKNRSIYHTKGDAQVTEEEIKAGKEKASGMFKAVESYLLANPNA, from the exons ATGGGTGCCATCACTTACGATATGGAGATCCCTTCTTCAATCCCCGCCCCCAGGATGTTCAAGGCCTTTGTTCTTGACGCCGACACCCTCATCCCCAAGATCCTTCCACAGGCCATCAAGAGCGTGGAGATCCTTGAAGGAGATGGAGGAGTTGGAACTGTCAAGCTCACAACTTTTGGAGAAGGCTA CGCTTATAAAAGTGTGAAGCAGAGAGTTGATGCCATTGACAAAGAGAACTTCACCTACAGTTACAGCATCATCGAAGGTGATGCTTTGATGGGTCTTTTTGAGTCAGTCTCTTACCACATCAAGATCGTTCCCACTCCCGATGGAGGCTCTATTTGCAAGAACAGGAGCATTTATCACACCAAGGGAGATGCCCAGGTCACAGAAGAGGAAATTAAGGCTGGTAAAGAGAAGGCCTCAGGCATGTTCAAGGCCGTCGAGTCTTACCTCTTGGCAAATCCAAATGCCTAG